The DNA window GTCAAGTGGTAAATAACCCATCAACAAGAACAAAAAAAGATCCAAGAACTGAAATGAGGCGAATCCCACTTCAGTGGCTAATCTAAAAAACCAGAAGCACAACGGTAGTTCAAGAAACCAGTCGAAAGCAGCAAAACCTGACATTCCTGCTGTGTCGGCCCACTGGATTGCAGTTGTTCCATGCTACAGATCAGAGTCACCCCGGCATCGACTTGTGACCAACTACCACTGGAGTCAAATGCAACCTTTGCAAAGTCATGACAAAGCACTCGTACACAAGCAGCGCCTGCTCAAATATACAACTGCAGGGTGGAGCCAATATGTGCGTACATCTGAACAGGATGTCAAAGAGCAGCAGGGTCTCAACATGGATACCATGAATCAAGAGCTGCGTGGTCAAGAGGAAAGATCCTTCTGGAATCAGGGGAGCTTCAAGGGTCTCTGCTGTGGGATGTACTCAAGGCGCGTGTCATTTCTGTCTACATTAGCGCTTCTCTCCAAACatggagaaagacaaagagtggATAGTGGCTCTATTGCCCATCAGGAAAGACATCAATGCCATCCGGTTGGACAGCAGAAAGTCCATGAAATATGTATGACCCCCAAAGAACGACGAAAAAAGACTGGGTTAAGACTAAAGTCTTAAAAAGGGATGAATATATTTGAAGTACAACTGGGGTACAAGATGAAGGCTGGCAAAAGACGACAACCCCCCCGTGTTGGCTTGGACGGATATTGAACACAACTTTGTCACAAACCAACTGAGGAGGAAGAAAAATGTCATCTGTAAGGCTCGCCTTCTGTAGCTAGATGCCAGTGCAAAGTAAATGATAAGTGCCTGGTACCTGAGCACATAGCCCATCATTTCAGAAACAACCTTCCTCTATTCCCCCTCTATTGGACActtgagaaccccccccccccccccccaccacccaaaaataaaataatgtgcCAAGtccaggaaagaaagaaaaagtctTACAAATTCAATACTCAAATTCCACCTTTGAATTTGTCTTCAAAATGAGTACACCCAACCATTCTTACACTGCATTTGTTTACTTTGGAAACTAACAGATATAAATAAAGCATTCGGGTAACAGGCAGCATGAAGCTGAAAAGGGATGTTTAGGTAGGAGTTATAGCTAAGCAGTTGGAGACTTGTTTTACGGAATGTGGGCAGATCACAGATTTGAGAGTGGTCGTTTGCAGTTGGAAACCTAAGTGAGCTCCTGAAAAAGTCCTTACAAGTCAGCTACATGGGGGACACGTTTTCGAGACTAGAAAACATGTCAGCAAACGCATTCTTTACTAACAATTGAATTGACACTTGAGTAAATATCTCCCGTTGCCCATTAATAACAGTCAATCAAAATggtaccctgctgccctgccccccccccccccaccccccaccctaaggtccccccccctgcccccgccccgcCAGCCCCAGCAGTCTTCCTGCTGAAGAGGGAGACAGCCTTTGTAGATTGACGAGGATGGGCCACCTGGTTGGACTCCATGAAGTGGACTGCATCATCGAGGTTAAAAAACTCCACATAGGCCGTATCGTAGCTGTAACCTGGGGACAGCATTTAAAATACAGATGGATTTGCGTTAGTAAATGctagaaaatacagtatatcatGAGCACATCGAGATAGTAATGCATTCAGCAGTCTTTTAGCGTTGGATTGGTGTCATTCAGCCATGAAATGTTCATTAAACTCCCTTCCGCCTGACATTTACACGAATAGCTTGACTCCTTAAATTTCCCAGATATTTTTTCTTGGATGCATTTTATGTAGCCTTTTTTCAACAAAAAATGACATTGCATTTGGAAAGTattcacaccatctctctctctttttttttttttttttaagaaaggtACATCATTTTAATTTACCTTTTTCTGAACCTTATTTGATATTGAAATAAATTCCATAAATCCATTCACAAATGGAATGGACAACACGACCTCACCTCACAAACTCTATAATATTGAATGGAATGTGCTGGTGAACTGCAATCGTCTTTGGGGGGCAAGTCCAGGCAGTTGGTAAGGACATTGGCTTGTTCCAAAGTTCCTCCAGCTATGTCTTGACTGCGTGCTTTGGGCAGTCATCAGGCTTAACGGCAAACCTTCACCAGTGTGATGCTGCAAGAACTTTAGAGTTTAAATGCTCTGTCTATATTTGGCTCGGGTCATTGTTCTCTCAATTCTGACCAGTGTCCCAGATCCTTCTTCTGAGATAGCTGTAGATGCTTCCCCACCAAGCTTAACTGTAGGGTTGCTATTTGTCAAGTATCTGGTTTTCACCATACGTAACGCTTAGCATTGAGCATTAAAAGTTGCTTAATTAGGTCTCATCAGTCCAGAGAACAATTGGTCCTAGTGCTCCTAATTCTGTTTGGGATGCTCCAGGTGGACTGTCATGCCTCAGGGCATCCATATATAGACGCTCTACAATACCAGTTGATGCGCTTCTGCCAAGGTGTTTATCATTCTGACAGTTCTCGCATCTCTTCAAAAGAACTATGAAGCTTGGTCAGAGTTTCAAACTcacagagaggggatggagccCAAAGTAACTTTCAATGCTTTggccatttccccccccccattccctagGCCTATGCCTCAACGTAAGGATCTCTGAGGTCTATGGGGAAATCATGGATAGTTTGTTTTGCTCTGACACGACGAGCACAAAATGAAAGGGGTTTTAATACTTCCCAAAAACAATGTATGTAAACCTGTATTTTATATCTAATTGAAAACAATGTCCCCGATaatattcttcttattattattttttaccaagaaaaaaaaaggaagattCTCTTTCTGGAGAGTTGACTGTAGCATGACACTTCTGTATGATTGGATAAGTGAATGGGATCAAATACATCTCACGTGACAGAAGCTATCTTGTGTTCAATGCCTTACACTCGGTGAAGGTCAGGACATAGACAATGTTTTGAGCTGAGCTGAATGAGGAGCAAAGCAACATCAAAACCTGGAGTCTCAGCAAAGCACTCATACGGTAGCATGTTGGACTTGCCGTCTTTCAAAATTGGAATCGACATGAATCGAACTAACAGGctacaagaaagaaaaaaaaaaaactgtgaaaagaacaaacaaacaaaaccataGGGAAACTTGTGTCACAAGAACATTTGTGACTCTCGAATGTCACTGTCAAAGCTCGCTATGTCGACCACGTGCCTGTATCCTTAGGCGCGGTCAAGTCGGATGGCTACACGCTAAAAGATCTCAGCCCTGTAGAACTGGTGAGCGGTTTGGTCAAGATCGAGAGTGTCGGCGTAAACAAAGAAACGGTGTAAGCGTATCGGTTCGAACATCGAAATGGCGAAACAAATCGTAGGACAGTAGGGCTATCGTTTGCCCTGGAAATTAGCCACACGGGGACTTGGATCTTACCTGGCACGACATTCTTGATTTTCATGCCCTGCATGGGTACCCCATCTCGGACTGCGAAAGCACCAAGGATCTGTGAGAGATTTAGAATAAGAACAACTATTGAATctaacaacaaaacacaagtgACCTGCCGCATAGCCAGGTAATAAATGATATTTCCTACCTGCTCCATTGTAGCAGTCTTTGGGATTCCAGTTATAGATATTGTGTGAGAAACTTTGTCCTTCACAGACGCACTGCGGTAATCTTGATCCTTTTGTCGTCAAATCATATTCAAACCAGTTAATCGAGTACAATTGACATCATACGAGCATTGCAAGATTACAGGGAAAATGAGCATGGCATTTGACATGGAATGTCAGATCATTCTTTACTAACCTGAGACCCAGAATCACTGAACTTTGAAAGGGGGACCGGCTTGGATTCCTTCAGTATCTTCTCTGGTCCTTGCAGATCCTCACGTTTGTACTCGAAGGCTCTCCCCGACCCTGTTCTGTAATCGATATCCCTGTAGTCCTGGTCTCTCCGCTGCTCTCCGCTGTTGCTCTGAAACTCCGGGCCCGGGCCCATCTTAGGCCTCTCCGGGCCTGCCGGATCCTTAGGCCCTTTGAAACAATCCAGGTCAGCCGGCCCGTGGGCTTGTTGAGACGGCTGATTCTTCTCCTGGTGGAATGGAGGTCTGTCGTCTCGATGTACGTTTTGATTCTGCTTGGGATCTCTGTCACCAGGCCAGCGCTTGCCATCATTTTCTCGATGTGGGTTAGATAAAGGCCCCATGGTGGGGAAGGGAGGGTCATGTGGACCTTTGAGGCCCAGAGGAAGCAGCCCCACGCCAGGAAGGGGAGCAGTGGGAGCGTTCTTTTCCCAGTTCGGGGGACCTGGATGTTTTGGGTCTGGACGAGGAAAGCCACCAAAGCCACCAACTTCTTTGCCGGGGAAATCCGTGggaggtctgtctctctctttgatgTGTGCCGCCTTGTTGCCGTCTCTGCCCATGGATGAAGGGAATCCTGGTTCCATTCCGTCTCTGGGGAAAGGAGAGATACTTCGAGACATGGCGGCTGGTACAGAGTCCCTCTCCCTTGCCCGGCGGTTTTTCCACTCCTCAGCCAGGGTCATCTCCTCGCCGCCTCGGTAATCTATGGGGGAGTTCTCTCTAGCTCGGTCTCTCATGTTGCCGTCTTCCCCAAACTTTGACCTGTTAGGGCCACTGTGATGATCTGGCCTTCCCCTAACATCCATTGGAGCCCCATCGTTTTCCCCAAACCGCAAAGGAGAGCGGTCCCTACCCCGGAAATCTGCTGGCGAACCCATTCGGTTCCGGAAGTCCATATCTGAATCAAATCCTCCCCTATTAAACGGTGGGCCTCCTCTTCGGTCCAAACCCATCATCCCCCTGTCACGCTGACCCATGTCCATATTAAAGCCGTCAAGGTCATCCATGCCCATGGGAGGTCTGTCCCTGTCGCGCATATCCCTGAAACCATCGTTTCGTCCCATGGGGCCCATGGGAAATCCTCGTCTGGCATCCTGGTTAGAATGACTGAATCCTGGCATTTTGTTGCGaaacatctctctgtctctcatgtcCATTAATCTATCGTTGGGTTCCCGTTGCTCCATCCCTCTACCTCCCATCTCCATGTTGTTCCTCCCCGGGCCCATGAAACCAGGTGCGTTCATTAGCTTGTCCCTGATCACTATTTCGTATTGCCTTCTAAGGCTGAAGTCCGGTTCATCTCCAGGTCTGAAGAAGTCCCTGTTTGGTTCTCTGCCCCGTATGGCGAGTGGTTCCATATCCCGCCCCCTCATGTCAGGCGGGCCATCTGATCTCATATCCATTGGGGGACGATCTTGAGGCCGGGGGCCCGTAGGACCCATCATAGGCCCCATAGGTCCCATGGGACCCATGTTCATCCCATCTCTGTTTCTGAAGTCCTGCATAGGACCATCCCTGCCCCCAAACATCTCTCCACGATGATTTCCACTGTGAGGACCAAACATAGCATTCATACTATTCACTGAAATAGCTGTGGACTATTTATTTAATCAGATAATAACCCGTACATTGGCACAGGCATTGATATGTGTAGAATTACAGTGTAGGGAAACTGAAAAAAAAGTAGCCATCCATCTTCTTGTTTGCTGTATTCTTTACTCATGAACACTGGGACTAAGAAAAAATTCTGGTTCGTAAATAAACGTATACATTTTTTCTAAATAATTCACTATTCAAACAAATATGTTGTGGTGTGAAATAAGCAAGCAACCCTGCAAAATAGTTGTTCTGGGTTTGTTTGGACAATGTGAGTACAAAAATAGACATTTTGCTCCCAACTAAGGTCAACTTGTAATTAGATATAATTTCCCTAATACTTAGCCAACATGATTTTTTTAATAACACTTTAATTTCAGTTTCAGTTGGGCTTTACAGGATTAAGAAATCCTGTTAGCATATTATCATCACTTACCGAAAGGGTTTCCCTCCTCGAGGTCCATGTCTGTTTCCGTCCCACATGTTTCCGAGGTCTCGCTTAGCTGTTAGTAAATATAATTAATGGAATTTATTTGATTAGCAATGTCCAGAGCTAGCTACCCACAGATCTGTCAATTTTTATTTGATAGCACCGCTGCCTTATTGTAATTTTTCCTACTGGTCATCCCTCTCCAGGCCCACGTACGTGAGCTAGCTAGTTAACTGACATTAAGCTAGCTAGCGTTTCCTACCTCTTGAGGACAATCAGTGCTTGCACAAATAAACCGGTATGTTGCTATATTTTGAAGCCATTTAGCTAGACTAAACATTTTACAATTCTTAAATCTCGTTAAATCGGATGCTGCTAGCCTACCCCCAAAAATGGTCTAGCTAGCCATCCATGATGAATAGCGGGTTAAACAACCCGCTTGCGACACTCAGCATTTGACTGAGTCGAGGTGTCTTGGATTTTTAGCTACGTACCACTAGccaagatagctagctagcgagctaTCGAATTGGTGAGCTAAGTAGCTAAATATAGGTTACCCAAATGTATACTTTAGGAAACATTGACATTTTTTCCACTAATACACAATTTCCTACCGACAAAAGTACAGTCTGATGAGACCGGTATACCTTCGTTTTCTTAGCTAGACTTCTCCAATAGAAAAACAGATGAAAGCAGTCACTGGAGCttatcttcttcttctttgggtTCTTGTTGGCGGATCTCAACCACTGAGACTTCCGGGTTCAGGAATTGCATTCTGGGAAATATAGTCAAacttgcaacaaaaaaaagagacaaaTGCTTATTAGCCACATATTTTATTTCAGATCACAGTATATGAACACAGAAGCAACAAACGAGAAACAGGACCAATATGATAAAAATCTGTTAATTACAGAAAGACACGCAAAAACAGGACAAGATCATACCCAGATTTATAATTTTGTGAGTGTCTGTTGTCAGATCATTGCTTTGTTGAATTGTTCTAAATACAGCTATTCAAAGGTCACAATAATATTTAAAACCATTAATGATAAAATTcttaaagaaaataaagaaaatataattgagagaggagagagaaaatgtgtttgttttatgtcaTGGGTAGGAGTAATTTTGGAATCATAATATCCCAAATCATAAAATATCTGGCAATAGCATAAGACAATTTGAAGTAATTAAGTGATATATCTATTAAATAAATGTCACAGTTTTTTACAGCAATAATAATATTGCTTAATTAAATAATTTACATAATACTTTGGCAACCATTCAGATCAACTAAAGGATGCTTAAAATATATTACATacacaataaataaacataGAGTCATAAAGAATAACATTAAATATTAGCTACTATTTGCAAAATGTTCAGTGTCCTCTACAGTAAAGACCAATACCTAAGCTGACATATATTCTTTGAAAAGTTATTTTTTTCTGTTCCACAAAGAGAGTGTGAAGAGAACAATACAAGCTTATATTGATTTATAATTTCCTACTAACGCAGTTGTTTATGGAACAGCAGGAAATTGAGTTTAGAAGTTGGAAAACAGGTTGCAAGTCTGCGAGACAGGAAACATAACTGTGAACATCATAGGTGTCAAATACGGTCACTATTATGTGCCAGTAAAAGACTAACAGTTTACAGACTTTCACAGAAGAAAAAATGATGAGGTCATACAGAGCCACACCACCCTTTACTAACAGCATTTGGAGGTGAAACTAGTTAGAAGCACCTCAAATAAAATATAGAGATTGAAACAATAGCAAGGTCTCatatttgaaaaaaaactgttgatATGAAAACGAACGATAAGCATTCCTTTGAACCAGTTTTAAAGTAAAGAATGTCCACAAAAATAATGAGTAAAATAATGAGTAAGAGAAAACAATTCTAAAGATAGACCCATCACTTTATTAATCACAAACATCATGTCAAAAgcttagaaagaaagaaaaaaacgatcTGAGATGACTGCGCTAAAGCTGAAAGGGGTGGATCTGACAGACTGTATTATCATCATGCCAGCACCTAATTTACATGGTGTACGTATTGTGGCAAAGATGCTCAGCCTAGCCATTCTGATCCTCCTGTGTTGGTGGGGAGGTCTGCAGAGGAGCATCCCCATTACACCTGGCCTGGGGCCCCACCTCCTGTAGAGccgggctgggctgggagggctCAGGTGTGATGGCGCTTGAACCCAGTGTGTCTGGAGCCGGGAGGCTGGCAGAGGCCTCTGTGCCAGAGGGGACACCCTCAGGATCCTgggctggaggagcagcagtGCTGCCTGGGCCAGATGAAGGCCCGGCAGCAGGACTGGAGGCCCCTGAGTCACTCTGCTCCGGTGCTCTGAGCCTCTTCATGAGGGTTGTGACACGTACGGCTTTCTGTGAAGAGGAGAGATGTATTGGCATAAACACCACCGCTGTTATCAGAAGCAGTGGGTGAATACTGTGTAGAACATATGCACAATATGTTTGTTGGAATGAAGCGAGTACCTTCCACTTGGCTTTAGCAAAGTTCTTTTCTATTTGGGCACACACTCCATCCTTAATGTTTTTGTCTGATGCAGCATTCCCAGAAATCCTGAGACCAAAAGAaaaacagataaacaaacatgaaatgtaaaaaagaagGCGTAACAGACTTCCAATAACATTTGCAAGCCTTATGGAACTGTAAGATGCCATCTACATTGAGTGAATGAAAAACTTTCTTCAGTAACAGTACACTGAAATCTTTACCATTCATGGTTGATAGCCTCCTGTGCTGTTAGCCGTTGGTCTTGGTCCACTTCCATTAGACATGCCACGAGGCTCTTAGCTGAACAGCAAAATAATCAATACAATTCTGatacaatacatactgtaataaCAATACACGCAAAAACATTTGTTCCAGTAATATTTGACATGAATAGTTCATGTGAAACGTGCCATGCCAATGCCAACCATATACCTGAGTCTGATATATCATCCCAATACGGGGAATCAAACTCAAAGTCCCCTGACAGAATCTTGCGGAAAAGGTTCTTGTCGTGGTTGTCATAATCGTCGTCATCGGTTTCCTCGTAGAAAGGAGGGTTTCCAGACAGACTGCAGGGCATAGACACACAACAATCAACAAGTAGGTTCAAACACCTCTTTATTAGACTTCTAGGAGGGTTTGCTGTTTTATACATGGCAGTCATTGCCATTCACCCACTTGCTTAATGTTGATATTCTTAGTATCATCCGAAATAATTATAAAGACACACTTACAGAATGTACATGATGACCCCAATGGCCCAACAGTCCACAGGTCTTCCATATCTCTGCCTTCCAACCACTTCCGGAGCTGAGAAAATATTACCAAGAATATGTGGTGTCATATCTGGAGTATTGT is part of the Hypomesus transpacificus isolate Combined female chromosome 9, fHypTra1, whole genome shotgun sequence genome and encodes:
- the camkva gene encoding caM kinase-like vesicle-associated protein, which gives rise to MPFGCLTLGEKKDYNNPSEVTDKYDLGQVVKSEEFCEIFRAKDKNTLKMFTCKKFLKKDGRKVRKAAKNEIVILKMVKHHNILQLVDVFETRKEYFLFLELATGREVFDWILDQGYYSERDTSNVVRQVLEAVAYLHSLRIVHRNLKLENLVYFNRLKHSKIVISDFHLAKLENGLIKDPCGTPEYLAPEVVGRQRYGRPVDCWAIGVIMYILLSGNPPFYEETDDDDYDNHDKNLFRKILSGDFEFDSPYWDDISDSAKSLVACLMEVDQDQRLTAQEAINHEWISGNAASDKNIKDGVCAQIEKNFAKAKWKKAVRVTTLMKRLRAPEQSDSGASSPAAGPSSGPGSTAAPPAQDPEGVPSGTEASASLPAPDTLGSSAITPEPSQPSPALQEVGPQARCNGDAPLQTSPPTQEDQNG